Below is a genomic region from Sorghum bicolor cultivar BTx623 chromosome 9, Sorghum_bicolor_NCBIv3, whole genome shotgun sequence.
ATGCGAGGAAAGTCTTCAATCGGATGCCAAAGCATAATGTGATGTCATGGACAGCACTTTTGTCAGGGTATGTGCAGCGTGGATCGCAGGACAACCAGGTGATGATACTGTTTTGCGAGATGTTAAATGAAGGCATCAGACCAAACCATATCACATATTCTAGTATGCTTAAGGCGTGTGCAAACCTTGGTGATCAAGATTCAGGCAGGCAAATTCATACCCATTGCGTCAAATCCAGCCTAGCTGACTTAAATGTTGTTGGGAATGCTCTAGTAAGCATGTATGCTGAATCTGGTTCCATGGAACAAGCTAGACATGCGTTCGACCAGCTGTATGAAAAGAACATGGTATCCTTCAACAACAATTTAGATGGAGATGGGAGGAGCAACACTTATCAAGATTATCAGATTGAAAGAATGGAGTTAGGAATCAACACTTTCACATTTGCTAGTCTGATCAGTGGCGCTGCTACTGTAGGGTTCCTAACCAGAGGCCAACAGCTGCATGCCCTCTCACTGAAGGCTGGATTTGGGTCAGATAGAGCCATAGGCAACTCTCTTGTGTCTATGTATTCTAGGTGTGGATACCTAGTAGATGCTTGCCAAGCCTTTGATGAAATGGATGACCATAATGTGATCTCATGGACTTCAATGATTAGTGGTTTGGCAAAACATGGGTATGCAGCGAGAGCTCTGGAATTGTTTCATGATATGATCGCAGCTGGGGTGAAACCAAATGATGTCACATACATTGCTGTTTTATCTGCATGTAGTCATGCTGGTCTAGTTAAAGAAGGGCAGGAGCACTTTAGAATGATGCAGAAGGATCATGGACTCATACCAAGGATGGAGCATTATGCTTGCATGGTTGATCTGCTTGGAAGATCAGGCCTTGTTGAAGAAGCACTAGATTTCATCAACGAAATGCCTTGTCAAGCAGACGCATTGGTCTGGAAGACACTCCTTGGTGCCTGTAAGACCCACAAcaacatggatatcggtgagattGCTGCTAACCACGTCATACAGCTCGAACCACAAGATCCAGCCCCCTATGTCTTGCTCTCCAACTTGTATGCAGATGCTGGTTTGTGGGATCAAGTAGCTAGGCTAAGGAGTCTAATGAGGGATAAAAACTTGATGAAAGAAAAAGGGTTGAGCTGGATGCATGTTGAGAACACCATTCACGAGTTTCGAGCTGGTGATACCAACCATCCACAAGCAGAGGAGATCTATACGAAGTTGGAGACGCTGATAAGAGAAATCAAAGTCATAGGCTATGTACCAGACACCAGCATAGTGCTCCATGACATGTCGGATGAGCTTAAGGAGCTTTGTCTGCTTCAGCACAGCGAGAAGATTGCTGTTGCATTCGGTTTGATCAGTTGTACATCAGCAATAAAACCAATAAGGATATTTAAGAACCTCCGTGTATGCGCTGATTGTCATTCAGCACTCAAGTATGTCTCTAAGGCCACTGGTAGGGAGATAATTCTGAGAGATAGCAACAGATTCCACAGGATGAAGGATGGGGAATGCTCATGCGGAGAATACTGGTAACAAGCAAGCTGGCTCACGTAGTCACATTTAGCTGAGGAGCCATGTACAGAGTCTGGCGCACCATAGCATTATTGACTGTGAGTGACCATGTTCATAGTTTTTGTAGCACCTTCACAAAATCATAGTTTATACAAAGCATGAGTTGTTGTGATAGTTTATACTATGGTTATAGAATTTGTACAGTTGTATGCACCATAAATACGAATTGTTTTGAGACTGCAGGCGATGAAAACAACTTTCATGTAATTTTCATTGCAAATCAAGATAAACACGTCCAAAATAGGCAAGATAAACTATCATTTTATGGATAAATCAAAATATAACTGCTTGCATGAGTTTAAGCATACAGTACAGCCATGAAAGCTTGTAAATCATTACACAATTATAAGCCATAACAAGCTTGTTGTCTCACGTAATTCTTTCATTGAACTTTGATTTAAAAAAAGTCACAGAATGGGTGTGGTAAGGATATACACTCATGAAAATGTTTACATGGACAATGGTAGACCACAATGAAACTCCTTTAGTTGGCAAAAGAGTGTAAAGATTTCACGTGACCAACAGGAAACTCCAGGAAAAAGATATTGATATCACAGATCAGAGAGCTGGATTCATGATATGCTGGCAGTAAATGCATAAGAAACTAAGATCCAAAATTATCATTTGGACCTTCGCAGTTCTGGTGGAAGCCACACACCAAGCATTAACGAATTTGGTTTAACAAGGCCTTGTAGCTCCATAAATTCCTCCTTGCTGTATTTTATCCTTTCATCTGTTCAAACGAAAGGCAAACC
It encodes:
- the LOC8065941 gene encoding pentatricopeptide repeat-containing protein At3g49170, chloroplastic; protein product: MATVRSTLSPSLPPPSPSSPPAHTPAATSPRHRKHLNTTAAGQAALEPSEAAALLTAAARARDLRLGRALHARLLRTGSLLDADAVVTNSLLTLYSKCGAVVAARSVFDGMPVGLRDLVSWTAMASCLSRNGAEAEALRLFGETLEEGLLPNAFTLCAAAQACFLTELFHSAGGAVLGLVFKLGFWGTDVSVGCALIDMFAKNGDLVAARRVFDGLFERTVVVWTLLITRYAQSGYSDEAAELFLDMLENGFQPDQYTMSSMLSACTELGSFRLGQQLHSLALRLGLESDSCVSCGLVDMYAKSHNGHSLHNARKVFNRMPKHNVMSWTALLSGYVQRGSQDNQVMILFCEMLNEGIRPNHITYSSMLKACANLGDQDSGRQIHTHCVKSSLADLNVVGNALVSMYAESGSMEQARHAFDQLYEKNMVSFNNNLDGDGRSNTYQDYQIERMELGINTFTFASLISGAATVGFLTRGQQLHALSLKAGFGSDRAIGNSLVSMYSRCGYLVDACQAFDEMDDHNVISWTSMISGLAKHGYAARALELFHDMIAAGVKPNDVTYIAVLSACSHAGLVKEGQEHFRMMQKDHGLIPRMEHYACMVDLLGRSGLVEEALDFINEMPCQADALVWKTLLGACKTHNNMDIGEIAANHVIQLEPQDPAPYVLLSNLYADAGLWDQVARLRSLMRDKNLMKEKGLSWMHVENTIHEFRAGDTNHPQAEEIYTKLETLIREIKVIGYVPDTSIVLHDMSDELKELCLLQHSEKIAVAFGLISCTSAIKPIRIFKNLRVCADCHSALKYVSKATGREIILRDSNRFHRMKDGECSCGEYW